The Ruania alba genome window below encodes:
- a CDS encoding DUF6221 family protein, with protein MTITEFIHARIDDDEAAALRIPAGVGAGLHPFGRERILAECAVKRALVQELWETAGLSGNEFGAFRDWHELERVGEYPSGLRHLATLYSDHPDFQETWTP; from the coding sequence GTGACCATCACCGAGTTCATCCATGCCCGGATCGACGACGACGAGGCCGCGGCGTTGCGAATCCCGGCCGGAGTGGGCGCTGGCCTGCATCCCTTCGGACGCGAGCGGATTCTCGCCGAGTGCGCAGTCAAACGGGCACTCGTCCAGGAACTGTGGGAGACCGCAGGCCTCTCCGGGAACGAGTTCGGCGCGTTTCGTGACTGGCACGAGCTCGAACGCGTCGGTGAGTACCCCTCAGGGCTACGCCACCTCGCGACTCTCTACTCCGACCACCCCGATTTCCAGGAGACGTGGACACCCTGA
- a CDS encoding type IV toxin-antitoxin system AbiEi family antitoxin domain-containing protein encodes MRDVPDHGLHSWSQLKASGIGSTELRRRCEVGQLRRIAHGWYATYDADPDAVAAIQAGARLTCLSAARFHGLWVPPFEGLHVYARRGAVPLGHSRHGPYLDAWPEQGPVASLGLCLQHATQCLPPEGAAVLFESALNSGHLTVADLPALFESVPRTIRRKIGVLSLRSESGTETRLARWFRSRRVSFRQQVEIDGVGRVDFVVGRSWIVEADSKAHHTALRNYENDRRRDLPASRMGYRITRLSYSQVWRDWDDTRDQLAAMLATRQHRRWPRQA; translated from the coding sequence ATGCGCGACGTACCCGATCACGGTCTGCACTCCTGGAGCCAGTTGAAAGCCAGCGGAATCGGCTCGACAGAGCTCCGACGGCGGTGTGAGGTCGGTCAGCTGCGCCGCATCGCGCACGGGTGGTACGCCACCTATGACGCGGATCCGGACGCGGTGGCGGCGATCCAGGCCGGTGCGCGCCTCACATGTCTCTCAGCCGCCCGCTTCCACGGCCTCTGGGTGCCGCCGTTCGAGGGGCTGCACGTGTACGCCCGGCGGGGTGCCGTTCCGCTGGGCCACTCCCGGCATGGCCCGTATCTGGACGCATGGCCGGAACAAGGTCCCGTCGCATCGCTCGGGTTGTGCTTGCAGCACGCCACGCAGTGCCTGCCTCCCGAGGGCGCCGCTGTCCTCTTTGAGTCGGCCCTCAACAGCGGTCATCTCACCGTGGCGGATCTGCCCGCCCTCTTCGAGAGCGTCCCGAGGACGATTCGGCGAAAGATCGGAGTGCTCTCGCTCCGCAGCGAGTCCGGCACGGAGACCAGGCTTGCACGGTGGTTCCGCAGCCGCCGAGTCAGCTTCCGGCAGCAGGTCGAGATCGACGGCGTCGGCCGGGTGGACTTCGTGGTCGGACGCTCCTGGATCGTCGAGGCTGACAGCAAGGCGCACCACACCGCGCTGCGAAACTACGAGAACGACCGGCGGCGCGACCTCCCCGCCTCACGCATGGGGTATCGGATCACTCGGTTGAGCTACTCCCAGGTCTGGCGCGACTGGGACGACACCCGGGATCAGCTAGCCGCCATGCTCGCCACTCGTCAGCACCGACGATGGCCGCGGCAAGCGTGA
- a CDS encoding COG4315 family predicted lipoprotein, whose amino-acid sequence MRRTRTILTATLMGAGLLLAGCGSADEGDTDEGAGGGYGGGAPAEEETTEEGEATEESGEEGDNGEMAAAPTVTTAETDLGTILVDGEGMTLYMFTNDEEGVSNCEGDCLEAWPALEGEPEAGEGIDTSLLGSLERSDGTVQASYNGWPLYYWVQDSAPGDTTGQGVNDVWYVLSPEGEIIE is encoded by the coding sequence ATGCGACGGACCCGGACCATACTGACGGCGACCCTCATGGGCGCGGGCCTCCTGCTGGCAGGATGCGGCTCCGCCGACGAGGGCGACACGGACGAGGGCGCGGGCGGAGGCTACGGAGGCGGCGCCCCTGCCGAGGAGGAGACAACCGAGGAGGGCGAGGCCACCGAGGAGAGCGGCGAGGAAGGCGACAACGGCGAGATGGCCGCCGCCCCGACTGTCACCACCGCCGAGACCGACCTCGGCACGATCCTGGTCGATGGTGAGGGCATGACCTTGTACATGTTCACCAACGACGAAGAAGGCGTGAGCAACTGCGAGGGCGACTGCCTCGAAGCATGGCCGGCCCTGGAGGGTGAACCGGAGGCGGGCGAAGGTATCGACACGTCGCTGCTCGGCAGCCTCGAACGCTCCGACGGCACGGTCCAGGCCTCGTACAACGGCTGGCCGCTGTACTACTGGGTGCAGGACTCCGCCCCCGGCGACACCACCGGCCAGGGCGTGAACGACGTCTGGTACGTCCTCTCCCCCGAGGGCGAGATCATCGAGTAG
- a CDS encoding RNA polymerase sigma factor: MSRADRAADAALLAGLAVDDPGASAAFVRRFQSAVFGMAVSITRDAALAEDVSQEVFLRAWGAAGGYDARRASVLTWILTIARNAAIDAVRARRSTPTEDDVLDRLVQDTLTTSPDLEETAVHRVEAERAVRRLHRLSPEQARAVVLAVLGGCTAAEVSVREKIPLGTAKTRIRDGLRKLRRGVETEQGGGS, from the coding sequence ATGTCACGCGCCGACCGGGCCGCCGACGCCGCCCTGCTGGCCGGGCTGGCGGTGGACGATCCCGGTGCGTCGGCGGCGTTCGTTCGGCGGTTCCAGAGCGCGGTGTTCGGGATGGCAGTGAGCATCACCCGCGACGCGGCGCTCGCCGAGGACGTGAGCCAGGAGGTGTTCTTGCGTGCCTGGGGAGCGGCCGGCGGTTACGACGCACGGCGTGCTTCGGTGCTCACCTGGATCCTCACCATCGCCCGCAACGCCGCCATCGACGCCGTACGGGCCCGGCGCAGCACTCCCACCGAGGACGACGTCCTCGATCGGCTCGTGCAGGACACACTGACCACCTCGCCGGACCTGGAGGAGACGGCCGTGCACCGCGTCGAGGCTGAGCGTGCGGTGCGCCGGCTGCACCGCCTCTCACCCGAGCAGGCGCGCGCCGTGGTGCTGGCCGTGCTCGGCGGGTGTACGGCCGCGGAGGTGAGTGTGCGGGAGAAGATCCCCCTGGGCACCGCCAAGACCCGGATCCGTGACGGGCTCAGGAAACTACGACGAGGTGTCGAGACCGAACAAGGAGGCGGATCATGA
- a CDS encoding AraC family transcriptional regulator: MDALSALLDGPRARGAFVLRCLLDAPWSIRVGDEAPLALVAMARGRAWVTFDGEDPLELVPGDVLLVKGPDHYTVSDSPGRDPVVFVDTDEVCRDAAGASLAEEMLLGARTWGNSVTGETAFVIACYDLRGQVTPRLLDALPRTVRVPVGSGSALMDVLHTEVNQEALGQQVVLDRIVDLVLVQTLRTWFADPTVDAPRWWQASADPVVGPAIRALQTNPARPWTIDALARSVGVSRATLARRFTDLVGEPPMTYLTGWRLTLAADLLRGSDETLAAVARRVGYGTAFSFSSAFKRRYGVSPQTFRRSDVLVPA; the protein is encoded by the coding sequence ATGGACGCCCTCTCCGCACTGCTGGACGGCCCCCGCGCTCGGGGCGCCTTCGTGCTCCGATGCCTGCTCGACGCACCGTGGTCGATCCGCGTCGGTGACGAGGCACCGTTGGCGCTGGTGGCGATGGCACGTGGTCGCGCGTGGGTGACCTTCGACGGAGAGGATCCGCTCGAGCTGGTACCGGGTGACGTGTTGCTGGTCAAGGGTCCGGATCACTACACGGTCTCCGACTCCCCCGGTCGTGACCCGGTGGTGTTCGTGGACACGGACGAGGTCTGCCGGGACGCGGCGGGCGCCTCGCTCGCCGAGGAGATGCTGCTGGGAGCACGAACCTGGGGGAACTCGGTCACCGGGGAGACAGCCTTCGTGATCGCTTGCTACGACCTGCGCGGCCAGGTGACGCCGCGGCTGCTGGATGCCCTGCCACGCACCGTGCGGGTGCCGGTCGGCAGCGGATCCGCCCTCATGGACGTGCTGCACACCGAGGTGAACCAGGAGGCGCTCGGGCAGCAGGTGGTGCTGGACCGGATCGTCGATCTGGTGCTGGTGCAGACGCTGCGCACCTGGTTCGCCGACCCCACCGTCGACGCGCCCCGCTGGTGGCAGGCGAGCGCCGACCCGGTGGTGGGTCCGGCGATCCGTGCCCTGCAGACGAACCCGGCCCGACCGTGGACCATCGATGCCCTGGCGCGCTCTGTCGGGGTGTCCCGCGCGACGCTCGCGCGCCGGTTCACCGACCTGGTCGGCGAGCCGCCGATGACCTATCTCACCGGTTGGCGGCTCACCCTCGCCGCCGATCTGCTCCGTGGCAGCGACGAGACCCTCGCGGCCGTCGCCCGCCGGGTGGGGTACGGAACGGCCTTCTCGTTCAGCAGTGCGTTCAAGCGCCGCTACGGGGTGAGTCCGCAGACCTTTCGCCGTTCCGACGTCCTCGTTCCGGCGTGA
- a CDS encoding DoxX family protein, with product MRRELWAVIGPFAVSGVLHLMRPGLFESIIPAPLRRWKRELVILSGVAECSCAAGLLHPRTRRVAGWTSAALLVAVWPANMQMSADLASWAWRHGDAGSWVRFAVSVARLPLQVPVIRIALRAGRTDPVGITPERGRRNGERSADSPRSGA from the coding sequence GTGCGACGTGAGTTGTGGGCCGTGATCGGACCGTTCGCGGTCTCCGGTGTGTTGCACCTGATGCGCCCTGGGCTCTTCGAGTCGATCATCCCGGCGCCGCTGCGGCGCTGGAAGCGGGAGCTGGTGATCCTCTCGGGCGTGGCGGAGTGTAGTTGTGCGGCAGGGCTGCTGCATCCGCGCACCCGCCGGGTAGCCGGGTGGACCAGTGCCGCGCTACTGGTCGCGGTGTGGCCGGCGAACATGCAGATGAGCGCGGACCTGGCGAGCTGGGCGTGGCGGCACGGTGACGCGGGCTCCTGGGTGCGGTTCGCCGTCTCGGTGGCGCGGCTCCCGCTCCAGGTGCCGGTGATCCGGATCGCGCTGCGGGCCGGCCGGACCGACCCGGTCGGGATCACGCCGGAACGAGGACGTCGGAACGGCGAAAGGTCTGCGGACTCACCCCGTAGCGGCGCTTGA